A part of Populus alba chromosome 8, ASM523922v2, whole genome shotgun sequence genomic DNA contains:
- the LOC118045104 gene encoding LOW QUALITY PROTEIN: protein RESTRICTED TEV MOVEMENT 3-like (The sequence of the model RefSeq protein was modified relative to this genomic sequence to represent the inferred CDS: deleted 1 base in 1 codon), with the protein MTEVVSNISPPPGAVATVSDAPPIHYMVKIELFSSLGKNAVETYESGVFEAGGYKWKLVLYPNGNKSNNVKDHISLYLAMVDASSLPRGWEVNVIFRLFLLDQNKDSYLVIQGKERRFHGLNLQSGFDQFIKLSTFNDARYGFLLEDTCVLGAEVFVCGERSRGKGEVLSMTKYPPASKYTWKIVNFSKLDEKRQESQIFSTGDHKWKIVLYPKGKGLGMGTHLSLYLALDLATLPAGCRVYADYTLRLVDQVYGRQLDRYDKDKSWFGASSSENGWSRYGPLSLYQSHDYLFAKDICIIEAEVIVLGIGSPF; encoded by the exons ATGACAGAAGTTGTCAGCAATATTTCTccccctcctg GTGCTGTAGCAACCGTATCAGATGCACCACCCATCCATTACATGGTTAAAATAGAGTTATTTTCGTCACTTGGGAAAAATGCAGTGGAGACATATGAATCAGGGGTTTTTGAAGCTGGAGGCTATAAATG GAAATTAGTTCTTTATCCGAACGGAAACAAGAGCAATAATGTAAAAGATCACATCTCTCTCTATTTAGCAATGGTTGACGCAAGTTCTCTTCCACGTGGTTGGGAGGTCAACGTGATTTTCCGGTTGTTTTTGCTTGACCAA AACAAGGACAGCTACTTGGTAATTCAAG GAAAGGAAAGACGCTTTCACGGATTGAATCTTCAAAGTGGTTTTGATCAATTCATTAAGCTTTCAACATTTAATGATGCTCGTTATGGATTCCTTCTGGAAGACACTTGTGTGCTTGGAGCTGAAGTATTTGTCTGTGGAGAAAGAAGCAGAGGCAAAGGAGAGGTCTTATCAATGACAAAGTATCCTCCTGCTTCAAAGTACACTTGGAAGATCGtgaacttttccaagttggatgAAAAACGCCAAGAATCACAAATATTCAGCACGGGAGATCATAAATG GAAGATAGTGCTCTATCCTAAGGGAAAAGGTCTTGGAATGGGCACCCATCTGTCTCTCTACTTGGCTCTGGATTTGGCAACCCTCCCTGCTGGTTGCAGAGTATATGCGGATTACACCTTGCGCCTTGTGGATCAAGTCTATGGCAGACAGCTCGACCGGTATGATAAAG ATAAAAGCTGGTTTGGTGCCTCAAGCTCAGAAAATGGATGGTCAAGATATGGTCCACTGAGTTTATATCAGTCACACGATTACCTTTTTGCCAAGGACATTTGCATAATTGAAGCAGAGGTCATAGTACTTGGAATTGGTTCTCCCTTTtag